Sequence from the bacterium genome:
TGGAATGATAAAAACTAAGGCGTGTCGTGCCTCCTTTATCATTCAGAATAAATCCCACTGCGGTATCGTTCCAATCGTTGTGCGAGTCAAAAATCAAGAGTTCAAATTCGCTATTGGGAACATGTTTAATAACTTTGCCATACCAAATACAATTCGGCGTAAAGCCCAGTTCAAAAACATTGTCTTTGCCGGCGGCATTTTTGCACGTTTGTGTCCACCATTCATCGAGCAATTTAGGGGTTGAAACGCCTCCAAAAACTTTGTTGACAGGCGCTTTGATAATAAGGTCATGATAAATGGCATAATGCTTTTTTTGATCGGGCATAATTCCTCCTTTGTACAAAAGTCTATGTATTCACATTCTGGAAATCATACGGCAATAACCGATCGAGCGTTACGACGTCAAATTCATTCATCAAAATTTTGGCATAAAGGTTTTTTCGATCAACCTGAAGCATCATTTCTCTGCATCGCCCGCATGGCACCAGGATTGAGACCGTGCTTACTGCAACAATCATGTCAATTTCTGTTTCACGATGTTTGAGCATATCGGCGATAGCTGCATGTTCAGCACAAAACCCGATACCGCATGCCAAGTCGATGCTGATTCCGGTATAAATGTTTCCTTTTTTTGTAATGATTGCGGCAGCAACGGATCCGGCCTGAAAATTTTTTTCAGATAGCTCAAAAACGCCGGTAAATTTTTTTGCAACGGTTATTAATTCGGAAGTATTCATAACTGGTTCGGCTGTCCCTGATCACATTGCCTGATCGCGATGTTCTGAGAACGCTTTGATAGCACCCATATAAGCGTACCAACCGCGAATGTATCCCGGAATATCCATATCTTTTATAAAACCGCTGTGGTACAGCGTTAAAGTGGTTTTTCCTTTTTGTCCTTCAATCGTCCACTCGACGATTGATTG
This genomic interval carries:
- a CDS encoding SRPBCC domain-containing protein, with protein sequence MPDQKKHYAIYHDLIIKAPVNKVFGGVSTPKLLDEWWTQTCKNAAGKDNVFELGFTPNCIWYGKVIKHVPNSEFELLIFDSHNDWNDTAVGFILNDKGGTTRLSFYHSNWKEVNEHFRISSYCWAVYLRVLKGYLEKGIRIPYHERDNV
- a CDS encoding cytidine deaminase — its product is MNTSELITVAKKFTGVFELSEKNFQAGSVAAAIITKKGNIYTGISIDLACGIGFCAEHAAIADMLKHRETEIDMIVAVSTVSILVPCGRCREMMLQVDRKNLYAKILMNEFDVVTLDRLLPYDFQNVNT